The sequence TGGTCCGACGACTATTCCTTCGAACCTCCCCAGTTCCCGCACATCAGGGTACGACAACGCTCCAAAGGCGGCTGGTGGGGATTCTGGTACTGAAGACCAACGGAAGGCGCCTGCGATCAATATGACGTCAAAAAGTCATCATACATGCCTCGAAAATCCTCGACGACCGAAGGCGTAAGCCAGCGTTCCAAGGCCTGCCTGTACTGGAGCGAGCCTCGATTCCGGAGCAGAATTTCGTTGACGCGATCGATCATGGCCGTGCCCCAAGCGGTGCGTGGCGCCGCAATGCGGCCCTGCAGGGGGACCATGCTTTCGCGCAATGGAGCGATGGTTATCCGGTCTTCCAGGTTCTTCATCCGTGCGCTGTACACCGCTTCGAAAGGGTAGGCGAGGATCCCATCCACCCGGCCCAGAAGCAGCATCTCAAGCAGGCTTTCAAAAAGATTTGATCCCTGATTGACAACCACGCGGGACAGATCGGGAGACGAGAGCAGAACGGAATCAAGCTCCGGACCGTACGACCTGTCAGCGGCCACGCCCAGGCGTTTGCGGGCGATGAAATCACGCAGGCTGACGTGTCCGCCCAGCCCCAGGGAATCCTGC is a genomic window of Desulfomicrobium baculatum DSM 4028 containing:
- a CDS encoding TIGR02285 family protein; translated protein: MFSKSFRTTLLFLVVFLPCVAMAQSRDEVTWMHAEFPPLRITSGPYAGQGISDMIHELMGRELVEFEHAIVTANLSRTLNWMENGRNVLAVGIIPNSQRDRVMQYSVPCVLVPPVCLVVRAGEQDSLGLGGHVSLRDFIARKRLGVAADRSYGPELDSVLLSSPDLSRVVVNQGSNLFESLLEMLLLGRVDGILAYPFEAVYSARMKNLEDRITIAPLRESMVPLQGRIAAPRTAWGTAMIDRVNEILLRNRGSLQYRQALERWLTPSVVEDFRGMYDDFLTSY